A window from Temnothorax longispinosus isolate EJ_2023e chromosome 1, Tlon_JGU_v1, whole genome shotgun sequence encodes these proteins:
- the Sytbeta gene encoding synaptotagmin-5 isoform X2: MSNNPSGGSAATRIGAVTGVAIIKGRWAQRGTRSPLSSVANTDSADSTTSTSSEEFNVAKEQHAVQPSVTESGLPHQSRSYPGGGGSGSRTLARNSSVSSQSSVEGASCSSNHRGSSPQIRAFGPDGRHHARHDPLHAASSYPPSRSSRSPSPARAASLDARCASPASYTGSLHSGNASPSQTSLSSVATGVSSTCGCSPMNAVQSTSRQTSRCLSPLLIPPPRASISSDSGPIPPASPLGSLQPDLYQRRDGPVFLSARRTGKHLGRLHLRLRYDFDKSDLDVHLIEAHDLAGSDQGGFNDPYVKLTLSPEVDSRKRQTQIHRNDPNPFFDQHFKFPVSYEELQEKTLVLQVFDYDRFSRNDVVGSVRVAMDSLELVSSTSSVEVWGEIARERKPPEEIQEVLISLSYLPSAERLTVLMMKARNLFPQQDKETLDPFAKVSLLCGERRVKKKKKTAVRRATTNPVWNEAMSFNIPASSLASSAIEICVLDSSSELIGGNAIIGSCIIGPATGADSGNSQGREHWLQMTQSPRKQIAEWHTLH; the protein is encoded by the exons ATGTCGAACAACCCGTCGGGTGGAAGCGCGGCTACTAGGATCGGCGCAGTGACAGGAGTAGCGATAATCAAGGGTAGATGGGCCCAAAGAGGCACGAGATCGCCTCTCTCTTCCGTCGCTAATACCGATAGTGCCGACAGTACAACTTCGACCAGTTCGGAG gAATTTAACGTTGCGAAGGAGCAACACGCGGTACAACCTTCGGTAACCGAATCGG GCTTACCCCATCAGAGTCGCAGTTATCCAGGCGGGGGCGGAAGTGGCAGTCGAACGTTGGCTAGAAATTCATCCGTTAGCTCGCAGAGCTCGGTGGAAGGTGCATCTTGTTCTTCGAATCATCGAGGATCATCGCCTCAAATTAGAGCATTCGGTCCGGACGGGCGACATCATGCTCGACATGATCCTCTACACGCTGCTTCTTCGTATCCACCTAGCAGAAGCTCGAG ATCTCCTTCACCAGCTCGTGCGGCGTCCTTGGATGCACGTTGTGCAAGTCCTGCCAGTTACACGGGCAGCTTGCATAGTGGAAATGCGTCGCCCTCACAAACCTCTTTGTCGTCCGTAGCAACGGGTGTAAGTTCCACTTGCGGGTGTTCGCCGATGAATGCCGTTCAAAGTACTTCCAGACAGACCAGTCGTTGCTTATCGCCCCTTCTCATCCCACCGCCACGTGCTTCCATAAG CAGCGACAGTGGTCCCATACCACCTGCTTCTCCACTTGGTTCTTTACAACCGGATCTTTATCAAAGACGTGACGGTCCTGTCTTTCTCAGCGCTCGCAg GACAGGAAAACATTTGGGCAGGCTTCATCTGCGCTTGAGATATGACTTTGATAAATCGGATTTGGATGTGCACTTGATCGAGGCACATGATCTCGCAGGCAGCGATCAGGGCGGTTTCAACGATCCCTACGTCAAGTTGACTCTCAGCCCGGAAGTGGACAGCAGGAAAAGACAAACGCAGATCCACCGGAACGATCCGAATCCGTTTTTCGATCAGCATTTCAAATTTCCCGTCAGCTACGAAGAGCTGCAGGAGAAAACTCTAGTTTTACAG GTATTCGATTATGATCGTTTCTCGAGGAACGATGTGGTGGGTTCGGTAAGAGTGGCCATGGACAGCCTCGAATTGGTCTCTTCCACTTCCTCGGTAGAAGTTTGGGGTGAAATAGCGAGGGAACGCAAACCGCCGGAAGAGATTCAAGAGGTTTTGATTTCATTGTCTTACTTACCGAGTGCCGAAAGGCTCACGGTTCTTATGATGAAAGCTAGAAATCTGTTTCCCCAACAG GATAAGGAGACATTGGATCCGTTCGCGAAAGTTAGTCTTCTCTGTGGAGAAAGAAgagtaaaaaagaagaagaaaacggCAGTTAGGAGGGCAACGACAAATCCCGTTTGGAACGAGGCGATGTCGTTTAATATACCTGCTTCATCACTCGCATCATCGGCTATAGAG ATATGCGTGCTGGACTCGAGCAGCGAGTTGATCGGCGGAAATGCCATCATCGGATCCTGCATCATTGGACCTGCCACAGGTGCGGACAGCGGTAACAGTCAAGGACGAGAACACTGGCTTCAAATGACGCAGTCACCGAGGAAGCAAATCGCTGAATGGCACACGCTACACTAG